The following proteins are encoded in a genomic region of Cryptosporangium phraense:
- a CDS encoding ATP-binding cassette domain-containing protein, which produces MLRRRALLGPNGAGKTTAVRVLTTLTRPDAGHATVGGFDVVARPRSVRELIGLAGQHAAVDDDLTGVENLVILGLMLRLGRRAARRPADDLLARFGLAEAGNRLVKTWSGGMRRRLDLVAAFLVEPALLVLDEPTTGLDPRSRRAIWDVVAPSDATVLLTTQYLEEADRLADQVVIIDGGRVVAEGSPDALKDTLGARVDVAVADPSDVDAALAVLARWATAPPEVTDHHVTAPVGARAVSLPEVVRALDADGVRVEDVRVRRPTLDEVFLDRTEQPA; this is translated from the coding sequence GTGCTCCGGCGCCGCGCGCTCCTCGGCCCGAACGGCGCGGGCAAGACCACCGCCGTCCGCGTCCTCACCACGCTCACCCGCCCCGACGCCGGCCACGCCACCGTCGGGGGCTTCGACGTCGTCGCCCGGCCGCGGAGCGTCCGCGAATTGATCGGGCTGGCCGGGCAGCACGCGGCGGTCGACGACGACCTCACCGGGGTCGAGAACCTCGTGATCCTCGGCCTGATGCTGCGCCTCGGCCGGCGGGCCGCCCGGCGGCCGGCCGACGACCTGCTGGCGCGGTTCGGCCTCGCGGAAGCCGGGAACCGGCTGGTCAAGACCTGGTCCGGAGGGATGCGGCGACGGCTCGACCTGGTCGCGGCCTTCCTCGTCGAACCCGCGCTGCTCGTCCTGGACGAGCCCACCACCGGCCTCGACCCGCGCAGCCGGCGGGCGATCTGGGACGTCGTCGCCCCCTCGGACGCGACCGTCCTCCTCACCACGCAGTACCTCGAGGAGGCCGACCGGCTCGCCGACCAGGTCGTGATCATCGACGGCGGCCGGGTCGTCGCCGAGGGCAGCCCCGACGCGCTCAAGGACACGCTCGGCGCGCGGGTCGACGTCGCGGTCGCCGATCCGTCCGATGTCGACGCCGCCCTGGCCGTGCTCGCCCGCTGGGCCACGGCGCCCCCCGAGGTGACCGATCACCACGTCACCGCGCCGGTGGGCGCCCGCGCGGTCTCCCTGCCCGAGGTCGTCCGGGCGCTGGACGCCGACGGCGTCCGGGTCGAGGACGTCCGGGTACGGCGCCCCACCCTCGACGAAGTGTTCCTCGACCGGACGGAGCAACCAGCATGA
- a CDS encoding ABC transporter permease: MITDASAAALRVLLRLRHDPSGIAITLAGPLVLVLAFGYIVGSAITVPGGDYREYLLPGLFVLIAVNIIPALVTMSRDNRLGVVDRYRSMPITRSAIPLGQAIATSLYGFVNFVLMGAVGLLVGWRIETGPLDVFEALGLLLLTQFAMTWVGLYLGLVLRSQEAAGQLAIVVLPVSMVSNLMVPTDGMPAWLRTIADWNPVSALGQAVRELCGNPAPPASAWPLHHPVAASLPWAGVILAVFAPLGTLRFARPR; the protein is encoded by the coding sequence ATGATCACCGACGCGTCCGCCGCCGCCCTGCGCGTGCTGCTCCGGCTGCGGCACGACCCGTCCGGGATCGCGATCACGCTCGCCGGGCCACTCGTCCTCGTCCTCGCGTTCGGCTACATCGTCGGCAGCGCGATCACGGTGCCGGGCGGCGACTACCGCGAATACCTGCTGCCCGGCCTGTTCGTCCTGATCGCGGTGAACATCATCCCGGCGCTGGTGACGATGTCCCGCGACAACCGGCTCGGCGTCGTCGACCGGTACCGCTCGATGCCGATCACCCGGAGCGCGATCCCACTCGGGCAGGCGATCGCGACCAGCCTCTACGGGTTCGTCAACTTCGTGTTGATGGGGGCGGTGGGGCTTCTGGTCGGTTGGCGCATCGAGACCGGGCCGTTGGACGTTTTCGAGGCTTTGGGCTTGTTATTGCTGACGCAGTTCGCGATGACCTGGGTCGGCCTCTACCTCGGGCTCGTGCTGCGCAGCCAGGAGGCGGCCGGGCAGCTCGCGATCGTCGTCCTGCCGGTCTCGATGGTGTCGAATCTGATGGTGCCGACCGACGGCATGCCGGCCTGGCTGCGCACGATCGCCGACTGGAACCCGGTCAGCGCCCTGGGTCAGGCCGTCCGGGAGCTGTGCGGCAACCCGGCCCCTCCGGCCTCCGCCTGGCCCCTGCACCACCCGGTGGCCGCGTCCCTACCGTGGGCGGGCGTCATCCTGGCGGTCTTCGCTCCCCTGGGCACGCTCCGCTTCGCCCGCCCCCGATGA
- a CDS encoding LysR family transcriptional regulator — MTLSQLRTFALVVRLGSLRAAAKELGISEPAVSAAVAALRAELGDPLFVRAGGGIEFTPGGRRLAAHAEEIVGLADQARREVAETVLASTSLRVAAAADFSEHAADALLNAFTRRLPDCQVDLTLAEGSELADLLVRRTADVVLGPRPTGGEPGPRPVGGELDVVPFLRYQRILVAAPEFPVVVREVFRHVWLTGPAGLEELSEEGRWIARQPVWPDLVRFPSETDAVAAARAGDGLMLALGHVVRADLRSGALVRIPVPGTPVQGLWYATVLGRGRASAAARALQEFVTTPTATAAMLAPPGVAPLVPRRPPVHVALWS, encoded by the coding sequence ATGACCCTGAGCCAGCTGAGAACCTTCGCCCTGGTCGTGCGGCTGGGGTCGCTGCGCGCGGCCGCGAAGGAGCTGGGGATCAGCGAACCCGCGGTCTCGGCCGCGGTCGCGGCGCTGCGGGCCGAGCTCGGCGACCCGCTGTTCGTGCGGGCCGGTGGCGGGATCGAGTTCACGCCCGGCGGGCGGCGGCTGGCGGCGCACGCCGAGGAGATCGTCGGGCTGGCCGACCAGGCCCGCCGCGAGGTCGCGGAGACCGTGCTGGCCAGCACGTCGCTGCGGGTGGCGGCCGCGGCCGACTTCTCCGAGCACGCGGCCGACGCGTTGCTCAACGCGTTCACGCGACGGTTGCCGGACTGCCAGGTCGACCTGACGCTGGCCGAGGGCTCCGAGCTGGCCGACCTCCTGGTTCGCCGGACCGCGGACGTCGTGCTGGGCCCGCGTCCGACGGGCGGGGAGCCGGGGCCGCGCCCGGTCGGCGGGGAGCTGGACGTCGTGCCGTTCCTGCGGTACCAGCGCATCCTGGTCGCGGCGCCGGAGTTCCCGGTCGTGGTGCGCGAGGTCTTCCGGCACGTCTGGCTCACCGGGCCGGCCGGGCTGGAGGAACTGTCGGAGGAAGGGCGGTGGATCGCCCGCCAGCCGGTCTGGCCCGACCTGGTGCGGTTCCCGTCCGAGACCGACGCGGTGGCCGCGGCCCGGGCCGGCGACGGGCTGATGCTCGCGCTCGGGCACGTCGTGCGGGCGGACCTGCGGTCGGGGGCGCTGGTGCGGATCCCGGTGCCCGGCACGCCGGTGCAGGGGCTCTGGTACGCGACGGTGCTGGGTCGGGGGCGGGCCAGCGCGGCCGCCCGGGCGCTCCAGGAGTTCGTGACGACGCCGACCGCGACCGCCGCGATGCTCGCGCCGCCCGGGGTCGCCCCGCTGGTGCCGAGGCGTCCGCCCGTGCACGTCGCCCTGTGGAGCTAG